The proteins below are encoded in one region of Citrobacter enshiensis:
- a CDS encoding LysR family transcriptional regulator — MYEVGVHGGIRRAADALGINPSVVSRQLSELERTLQLPLLERRGRNVVLTDVGKLLAEDYALTVQRRKQLERQLQDLRHMRGGSVNLRVGQGMVEEVVRHVISEFSLAYPAVFVNIQSGDMQTTLTLLAKGEVDMSVSFGPSAPPGLKCNSFRRGPICAIVPPNHPVAAFPVVTAEELTRHRLIVMSEDFGIQRYLNAIFKNEGLIFTPAYRCNLFTSAIALCQTGQGVAFMTPQTLKSIQFREQLVAVPIDHRIARESLCHLLRSNDHRMTPAANYLWRLLNSYFAGLP, encoded by the coding sequence TTGTATGAAGTTGGCGTACATGGCGGTATTCGACGTGCAGCCGATGCGCTGGGAATTAATCCCTCGGTAGTGAGCCGTCAGTTATCCGAACTGGAAAGAACGTTACAACTGCCGTTACTCGAACGACGTGGCCGCAACGTGGTATTAACGGATGTCGGGAAATTGCTGGCAGAAGATTATGCGCTGACGGTGCAACGTCGCAAACAACTCGAACGTCAGTTACAGGATTTGCGCCATATGCGCGGTGGGTCGGTGAACTTGCGCGTCGGTCAGGGCATGGTGGAGGAGGTGGTCAGACATGTCATCAGTGAATTTTCCCTGGCGTATCCTGCGGTCTTCGTCAACATTCAGTCGGGCGATATGCAAACCACCCTCACGCTATTGGCTAAAGGGGAGGTGGATATGTCGGTGAGTTTTGGTCCGTCCGCGCCACCGGGTTTGAAGTGTAACAGTTTCCGGCGTGGACCGATTTGCGCCATTGTACCGCCCAATCATCCTGTCGCCGCTTTCCCCGTTGTCACTGCCGAAGAATTAACGCGCCACCGCTTAATCGTCATGAGCGAAGATTTTGGTATACAGCGCTATTTGAACGCCATTTTTAAAAATGAGGGGCTTATTTTTACGCCCGCATACCGCTGTAATCTGTTTACCAGCGCTATCGCCTTATGCCAGACCGGACAAGGGGTGGCATTTATGACGCCGCAAACATTGAAAAGCATTCAATTTCGCGAGCAATTGGTGGCTGTCCCTATTGATCATCGTATTGCTCGTGAAAGTTTGTGTCATTTGTTGCGCTCTAATGATCACCGTATGACGCCAGCGGCAAATTATCTGTGGCGTTTATTAAATAGTTATTTTGCCGGGTTACCCTAA
- a CDS encoding sigma-E factor regulatory protein RseB domain-containing protein, giving the protein MCATLLFFSGMTHPAENVAVASAFSQNVKTTNLIDLSQQQFEHIQSYQVLLRSSSPQDESKVIRYSYRKPGFVRMDFTRPHPGAVLTYNPVSRKVKLWPFGLGTFPVLNLSPTDSLIQDDHGHRVDQSDIGVLLSNIRRLQHDGTTVTVGEETLAGRATLHLSVTGPKGVSVDDVNRYEIWLDKSHGLPAKVVSYDRQGKLLETVLMDAMVINIQFPADFFTP; this is encoded by the coding sequence ATGTGTGCGACATTACTCTTCTTTAGCGGTATGACGCATCCGGCGGAAAATGTCGCCGTGGCATCTGCTTTTTCGCAAAACGTAAAGACGACCAACCTGATCGATCTCTCCCAGCAACAATTCGAACACATTCAATCTTACCAGGTACTGTTGCGCTCCTCGTCACCTCAGGATGAAAGCAAAGTTATTCGCTATAGCTATCGCAAACCGGGATTTGTGAGGATGGATTTTACCCGGCCACACCCCGGCGCGGTTCTTACCTATAACCCGGTCAGTCGTAAAGTGAAGTTATGGCCCTTTGGGTTGGGGACATTTCCGGTGTTGAACCTTTCCCCGACAGATTCATTGATACAAGACGATCACGGTCACCGGGTGGATCAATCAGACATCGGCGTATTGCTGAGCAATATTCGCCGGTTACAGCACGATGGGACAACCGTGACTGTCGGTGAAGAGACGCTGGCGGGACGCGCCACATTACATCTGTCCGTGACGGGACCCAAAGGTGTGAGTGTCGATGACGTTAATCGGTATGAGATTTGGTTAGATAAATCTCATGGACTCCCGGCCAAAGTTGTCAGCTACGACCGGCAGGGAAAACTGCTGGAAACCGTCCTGATGGATGCCATGGTGATCAACATTCAGTTCCCCGCTGATTTTTTCACACCGTAA
- a CDS encoding RNA polymerase sigma factor, whose product MPNTQSQSSGLLSAHTPDPDLVSRAALGDTSAFTEIMRRHNRLLFRTARSILKNDAEAEDALQEAYLNAWRALKGFRSEATLSTWLVRIVVNESLGRLRRKTASVIPLDAAMNAIDSDIQASLSDNPEHHPDYAVMQTQMRQLLEARIDLLPEAFRTVFMLRAVEELSVEQISHALDIPEATVRTRFFRARSLLREGLASQMDIALNDTFAFDGARCDRIVAGVLDRAKAEGLSNPKTE is encoded by the coding sequence ATGCCGAATACACAATCTCAGTCATCTGGCCTGCTGTCGGCCCATACCCCCGATCCTGATCTCGTCTCACGAGCAGCATTGGGGGATACGTCGGCATTTACGGAAATCATGCGTCGCCACAACCGACTCCTGTTTCGGACCGCACGCAGCATTTTAAAGAACGATGCGGAGGCCGAAGATGCGCTGCAGGAAGCCTATCTGAACGCCTGGCGCGCACTGAAGGGGTTTCGTTCTGAGGCCACGCTTTCAACCTGGCTGGTGCGTATTGTGGTGAATGAATCATTGGGACGTCTGAGGCGAAAAACCGCTTCCGTAATTCCCCTGGATGCTGCCATGAATGCCATTGACTCTGACATCCAGGCATCGTTAAGCGATAATCCTGAACATCACCCGGACTATGCCGTGATGCAAACCCAAATGCGCCAACTTCTGGAAGCCCGTATCGACTTACTGCCCGAGGCTTTTCGTACGGTCTTCATGCTCCGGGCGGTCGAGGAACTGAGCGTGGAACAGATTTCTCACGCGCTGGATATCCCCGAAGCGACGGTGCGAACCCGTTTCTTTCGCGCCCGCAGCCTGCTCCGTGAGGGACTGGCCAGCCAAATGGATATCGCACTGAACGACACCTTCGCGTTTGATGGCGCACGGTGCGATAGGATCGTTGCAGGTGTGCTGGACAGAGCAAAAGCCGAAGGGCTGTCCAACCCAAAAACAGAGTAA
- a CDS encoding FAD-dependent oxidoreductase, giving the protein MAEYNVHLTACRQIAKGTMAFHFEKPVGFSHKPGQAIDLILPGHQTDTRSSDTRHTFSIVTAPEEDELVVATRIGESVFKRTLCALPIGTEVQINGPFGSFTLPKNTERTAVLIAGGIGITPFMGMLRHAAQQQTPQQLILLYSNHHPEDTAFLEELQQLEQQNQRFQLMATMTDMAHSTQSWDGATQIIDSDWIKQVVTGLDNPAFYVSGPPALVEAMRQTLTMSGIDEDNVRSETFYGY; this is encoded by the coding sequence ATGGCCGAGTATAACGTTCATCTGACTGCATGCCGCCAGATTGCAAAAGGCACTATGGCCTTCCACTTCGAAAAACCCGTCGGGTTCAGCCACAAACCGGGGCAAGCCATAGATCTCATTCTGCCGGGACATCAAACTGACACCCGGTCATCGGATACCCGCCACACCTTTTCCATTGTCACTGCACCCGAGGAGGACGAACTGGTGGTCGCGACTCGCATCGGCGAGAGCGTTTTTAAACGTACGTTGTGTGCCTTGCCCATTGGGACTGAAGTTCAGATCAATGGCCCTTTTGGATCATTCACCTTACCCAAAAATACAGAACGCACGGCTGTTCTCATCGCCGGGGGGATCGGGATCACTCCCTTCATGGGCATGTTACGCCACGCAGCCCAACAGCAAACGCCGCAGCAATTGATCCTGCTGTATAGCAATCATCACCCCGAAGACACAGCCTTTCTGGAGGAGTTACAGCAGCTGGAGCAGCAGAATCAGCGATTTCAGTTAATGGCGACCATGACGGATATGGCGCATTCGACCCAATCCTGGGATGGCGCAACGCAGATCATCGACAGTGACTGGATTAAGCAGGTTGTCACAGGGCTGGATAACCCGGCCTTCTACGTTTCCGGTCCACCCGCGTTGGTTGAGGCCATGCGCCAAACGCTCACGATGTCCGGCATCGATGAGGACAACGTGCGCAGTGAAACGTTTTACGGTTACTAA
- a CDS encoding DUF2231 domain-containing protein, with the protein MSRHPLHPALVHFPIACWSLAVAADVAGLWFGETAWRWSGGLLAIGCLMALIAMIAGMFELSHVPEGAPMRMVWWHMGLMCVAFALFCTRLVTGLENMRLQEPDTLSLLLDAAGFICLMAGGWLGGTLVYHHGVGRSSNQNPPPSVK; encoded by the coding sequence ATGTCCCGTCATCCGCTTCATCCGGCGCTGGTCCATTTTCCCATCGCCTGCTGGTCACTGGCCGTTGCCGCCGATGTTGCCGGGCTGTGGTTTGGTGAGACGGCCTGGCGCTGGTCTGGCGGGCTGCTTGCCATTGGCTGTTTGATGGCGTTAATCGCCATGATTGCGGGCATGTTCGAGCTGTCTCATGTGCCAGAAGGCGCGCCGATGCGGATGGTCTGGTGGCACATGGGCCTGATGTGCGTTGCTTTCGCGCTGTTTTGTACCCGTCTGGTGACGGGCCTTGAGAATATGCGCCTGCAGGAGCCGGACACGCTATCTTTACTGTTAGATGCCGCAGGATTTATTTGCCTGATGGCGGGAGGCTGGCTTGGCGGAACGCTCGTCTATCATCATGGCGTAGGGCGCTCCAGTAACCAGAATCCGCCCCCATCCGTAAAATAA
- a CDS encoding FadR/GntR family transcriptional regulator, whose amino-acid sequence MNMSKPIIEKSTLSEQVRNYILNVITTQQLEPGARVPSEKQLTETLGVSRGVVREAFQALSILGIWDISSGKYPRVQSLNSAALETIFNYSVVTQQISASQILSLRSTLEVHSAVLAAQNGTEDHFSRLRIEMAKISEVFGDHQSFIYHDARFHMILAEASGNPLYALLLQALRVPLEKSISAGLHAHDIHDRRQQIIDVHQAILDKVCQRDAEGAALAMQKHFSSAINALIIEE is encoded by the coding sequence ATGAACATGAGTAAACCCATCATTGAGAAAAGCACGCTCTCCGAACAGGTCCGTAACTACATCCTCAATGTCATCACCACGCAACAGCTTGAACCCGGCGCCAGAGTGCCCAGTGAAAAACAATTGACCGAAACGCTGGGGGTCAGTCGGGGTGTAGTGCGGGAGGCATTTCAGGCGTTGTCGATTCTTGGCATCTGGGACATCAGCAGCGGTAAATATCCGCGAGTGCAATCACTGAACTCTGCGGCGCTGGAAACGATTTTCAACTATTCTGTCGTGACGCAACAGATTTCAGCAAGCCAGATACTTTCACTGCGCAGCACCCTTGAAGTTCACAGTGCTGTGCTGGCGGCGCAAAATGGTACAGAAGACCATTTTTCCCGTTTACGCATAGAGATGGCTAAGATAAGTGAAGTCTTCGGCGATCATCAGTCTTTTATTTATCATGATGCACGCTTTCATATGATTTTAGCCGAGGCGTCCGGCAACCCTCTCTACGCCCTGCTCTTACAGGCACTTCGGGTGCCGCTGGAAAAATCGATCTCCGCAGGTTTGCATGCTCATGATATCCATGACCGTCGTCAGCAAATTATTGACGTGCACCAGGCAATCCTGGACAAAGTCTGTCAGAGAGATGCTGAAGGTGCGGCCCTGGCAATGCAAAAACATTTCTCCTCTGCGATTAATGCGTTGATTATTGAAGAGTAA
- a CDS encoding RraA family protein — protein sequence MHSEERQFFEKIKNNLSTALLGDVMDAIGLQNQFLNPRLQPLEKQMRIAGRAMPVLEADYATFPGSHSNGPLGDKAFGVMFEALDSLQENEVYIASGSSPTYALWGGLMSTRAVHLNAAGAILNGYSRDKHEILELNFPVFSLGSYSQDQKVRGKSSRLWGSDYD from the coding sequence ATGCACTCAGAAGAAAGGCAATTTTTTGAAAAGATAAAGAACAATCTCAGTACCGCTCTGCTGGGTGATGTCATGGACGCCATTGGTCTACAGAATCAATTCCTCAACCCACGACTGCAGCCACTGGAAAAACAGATGCGCATCGCCGGGCGTGCGATGCCGGTGCTGGAGGCGGACTACGCGACTTTCCCCGGTTCGCATTCCAACGGCCCCCTCGGCGATAAAGCGTTTGGCGTGATGTTTGAGGCGCTGGACAGCCTACAAGAAAACGAGGTGTATATTGCCAGCGGTTCGTCCCCGACGTATGCCTTATGGGGGGGATTGATGTCGACTCGCGCTGTTCACCTTAATGCGGCAGGGGCAATTCTTAACGGCTATTCACGGGATAAGCACGAGATCCTTGAACTCAATTTCCCTGTCTTTTCCCTGGGTTCTTATTCTCAGGATCAAAAAGTTCGCGGAAAAAGTTCTCGATTATGGGGTTCCGATTACGATTGA
- a CDS encoding MFS transporter produces the protein MLKSKRWSIVFLLSLGGAINYMDRSAFAIAAPMFANDLQLTPGELGIIFSSFSIGYALFNFVGGYASDRFGPKMVFAVSMAFWSFFCGLIGVAVGFTSMLIIRVLFGAGEGPFASTLNKIVSNWFPRREVASAIGVATAGNPLGGALAGPIMGSLVLIIGWRMAFVAIACLGIVWLLFWIKIAKDKPEEHKTISREELALIQEGQQEQSDNNQETEKVSMPLSFYIKQPTILATAFAFFGLNYILFFFLSWFPSYLSNSQHLSLKDMSIVSVIPWLLGSVGMAAGGFLCDYVLRKTGRPLFSRKIVLVTCLGASAIFVMCVGNVSSAAGAVSLMACGIFFLYLSATTYWAILQDTVARQNMGAVGGMVHATANIAGILGPIVTGYIIQWTGAYNAAFFIAGGIAVLGALAVAVFVKPIPMQRENVADVIRQE, from the coding sequence ATGCTCAAAAGTAAACGCTGGAGTATTGTTTTCCTACTCTCGCTAGGTGGGGCGATCAATTACATGGATCGCTCTGCCTTTGCTATCGCAGCCCCCATGTTTGCTAACGACTTGCAATTAACGCCAGGTGAATTAGGCATTATTTTTAGTAGTTTCTCTATCGGCTATGCGCTTTTTAACTTCGTTGGCGGTTATGCCTCTGACCGTTTTGGTCCCAAAATGGTCTTTGCCGTCAGTATGGCATTTTGGTCATTCTTCTGCGGGTTGATTGGCGTCGCCGTCGGATTTACCTCAATGCTCATCATCAGGGTATTGTTTGGTGCCGGGGAAGGGCCGTTTGCGTCGACCTTGAATAAAATCGTCAGTAACTGGTTTCCCCGTCGTGAAGTCGCCAGCGCCATTGGCGTCGCCACTGCAGGCAACCCGCTTGGCGGTGCGCTGGCAGGACCTATCATGGGATCGCTGGTGCTGATTATCGGCTGGCGAATGGCGTTTGTTGCGATTGCCTGTTTAGGCATTGTTTGGCTGCTGTTTTGGATAAAAATTGCGAAGGACAAGCCGGAAGAACACAAAACCATCAGCCGTGAGGAATTAGCCTTAATTCAGGAAGGACAGCAGGAGCAAAGCGATAATAATCAAGAGACTGAAAAAGTATCCATGCCGCTCTCTTTTTATATCAAGCAGCCTACGATACTGGCAACGGCATTTGCATTTTTTGGCCTGAACTACATTCTCTTTTTCTTTCTCTCATGGTTCCCAAGCTATTTGTCGAACTCACAACATCTCAGCCTGAAGGACATGAGTATTGTGAGTGTGATTCCGTGGCTGCTGGGTTCTGTCGGGATGGCGGCTGGTGGCTTCCTGTGTGATTACGTACTGCGTAAAACCGGGCGTCCTCTGTTTTCCCGTAAAATAGTGCTCGTGACTTGCCTTGGTGCTTCGGCGATTTTTGTTATGTGCGTTGGCAATGTTTCCAGTGCCGCAGGGGCGGTATCCCTGATGGCATGTGGCATTTTCTTCCTCTATTTATCCGCAACAACGTATTGGGCTATTTTGCAAGATACCGTCGCACGCCAAAATATGGGCGCAGTAGGAGGTATGGTTCATGCAACAGCGAATATTGCCGGAATATTAGGACCTATTGTGACGGGTTACATTATTCAATGGACAGGGGCTTATAATGCGGCGTTCTTTATTGCTGGGGGTATTGCCGTACTTGGCGCACTTGCCGTGGCTGTCTTTGTTAAACCCATTCCGATGCAGCGCGAAAATGTTGCCGATGTAATCAGACAAGAATGA
- a CDS encoding mannonate dehydratase, giving the protein MKLGFGLYRHMLDDEHFAFARQCGATHIVVHMVDYFHQNARFSRSDQPVGDTGGWGTAQADVWTTEELLDIRARMAKYDLTFFAIENFDPCHWDDILFDGPRKAEQIETVKQIIRNVGAAGIPVFGYNFSLAGVAGRIQENKARGGAKTVGLNGVNEQTESPLPASMAWNMVVDEDAEGIRAPVTKEQLWQRLEAFLKEIVPVAEEAGVRLARAS; this is encoded by the coding sequence ATGAAATTAGGCTTTGGACTGTACCGCCACATGCTGGATGACGAGCATTTCGCCTTTGCCAGACAATGTGGTGCGACGCATATTGTCGTTCATATGGTTGATTATTTTCATCAGAATGCGCGTTTTTCCCGTAGCGATCAGCCGGTTGGTGATACCGGCGGTTGGGGTACGGCGCAGGCAGATGTCTGGACAACAGAAGAATTGTTAGATATTCGCGCCAGAATGGCGAAATACGATTTAACCTTTTTTGCTATTGAAAATTTCGACCCTTGCCACTGGGATGACATCTTATTTGACGGTCCCCGGAAAGCAGAACAAATCGAGACGGTGAAACAGATCATCCGTAATGTCGGTGCTGCGGGTATCCCTGTTTTTGGTTATAACTTTAGTCTGGCGGGCGTCGCCGGAAGAATTCAGGAAAATAAGGCGCGCGGCGGAGCCAAAACGGTCGGCTTAAACGGCGTAAACGAACAAACCGAAAGTCCGTTACCGGCCAGTATGGCGTGGAATATGGTGGTGGATGAAGATGCTGAGGGTATAAGAGCACCGGTGACTAAAGAGCAACTCTGGCAACGGCTGGAAGCGTTCCTGAAAGAGATTGTGCCGGTGGCAGAAGAAGCCGGTGTGAGACTGGCCCGCGCATCCTGA
- a CDS encoding mannonate dehydratase codes for MRGQPRLVNQPHLYQDLLDLVPSSSNALEFCLGTIAEMSEGDVYEAVEQYSRQDSIAYMHFRNVKGKVPHYHETFIDEGDIDMAKVLRILKENNFDGVLIPDHSPQMTCPAPWHSGMAYAMGYMKALMQVL; via the coding sequence GTGCGTGGACAACCGAGACTGGTTAACCAACCGCATCTCTATCAAGACTTGCTGGATCTGGTTCCCAGCTCCTCTAATGCGCTTGAGTTTTGTCTGGGCACCATTGCCGAAATGTCAGAGGGCGATGTCTACGAGGCGGTAGAACAGTATTCTCGTCAGGACTCTATTGCGTATATGCATTTCCGTAACGTAAAAGGGAAAGTTCCTCACTATCACGAAACCTTTATCGACGAAGGGGACATTGATATGGCGAAGGTATTACGGATACTGAAAGAAAATAACTTTGATGGCGTATTAATTCCGGATCATTCGCCACAAATGACCTGTCCTGCGCCATGGCATTCAGGAATGGCCTACGCAATGGGATACATGAAAGCCTTAATGCAAGTTTTATGA